A portion of the Cryptomeria japonica chromosome 5, Sugi_1.0, whole genome shotgun sequence genome contains these proteins:
- the LOC131042539 gene encoding uncharacterized protein LOC131042539, which yields MREKSSMDEYFVYWNDVDEEDMPVEREQFPVSPEDEDDMPFSCKRNSARRNPKERIQSLQSSLKFAFDDYCKQFQDIETELVRAKQENNQLSERNNTLEEELEKAKVQLESSKRNLEQTRNKMQELCTAFTAVKEECDQICQQQDYTGAPPQPSKKRKFVLKIYEVNDCVNCPICLESWTQSGEHNVCSLSCGHFFGRSCITQWIKKGGTRGSSKCPLCSTKATLKEIRNHYISQSIPGEEEN from the exons ATGAGGGAGAAATCTTCGATGGATGAGTATTTTGTTTATTGGAATGATGTAGATGAGGAGGACATGCCTGTAGAACGGGAGCAGTTTCCTGTTTCTCCAGAAGATGAAGACGACATGCCTTTCTCTTGTAAAAGAAATTCAGCTAGAAGAAATCCCAAAGAGCGTATTCAAAGCCTACAATCCTCTCTCAAATTTGCCTTTGATGATTATTGCAAGCAGTTTCAAGATATTGAAACCGAATTGGTTAGAGCTAAGCAAGAAAATAATCAATTGTCTGAAAGAAACAACACATTAGAGGAGGAGCTTGAGAAGGCTAAGGTGCAACTAGAATCTAGTAAAAGAAATCTTGAACAAACAAGAAACAAGATGCAAGAGTTATGTACAGCATTCACTGCAGTCAAAGAGGAATGTGATCAAATATGCCAACAACAAGATTATACAGGAGCCCCTCCACAACCTTCTAAAAAGAGGAAATTTGTGCTTAAGATTTATGAGGTTAATGATTGCGTGAATTGCCCCATTTGCTTGGAATCCTGGACTCAATCTGGAGAGCACAATGTCTG TTCCCTTTCCTGTGGCCATTTTTTTGGCAGATCTTGCATTACACAATGGATTAAGAAAGGTGGAACTCGTGGTTCCTCTAAG TGTCCACTATGTTCGACTAAAGCCACGTTAAAAGAAATAAGAAATCATTATATATCACAATCGATTCCTGGAGAGGAGGAGAATTAA